In the genome of Rhodospirillales bacterium, one region contains:
- a CDS encoding trigger factor, translating into MKVKRISGSGSVQSFSAAVPAEQFESVMDGRLNEYARDAKIDGFRKGKVPMTIIRRRFGNEVETAIASDFLQSAVEQALAEHDLVPLDVVPERMPKRAPGAPLDLQFTVHGVATFKVAPFDGLEIDVPVVEVTDADVDAEVTEFSYMFGATEPAETDFGARSEDTVVAELFDRSDPANPKRIPVGGLATPKSFQRTWGEAADIEGIRAGEHREFQVSPLPGNCYDKPFTLGVLARAVHKREPATMEDLMKRLSAETEPDLRANVRTMLEHAMTSGSERLKVVRLIDKLVKANRLKLPEPYVEKVVAAYDAGQSSPIVPSEHQVSTDQLARSSIVAELLLSKIADDHDIQVSREEIVRFVVQNVDPNQRNAEDAIRQRLADTEVVKMVAVRIRREKALGLAMKEAQLNETQISNDEMRRMMATIPPITLEARMPGSAAGPTAAAGGAAS; encoded by the coding sequence ATGAAAGTCAAGCGAATTTCGGGGAGCGGCTCGGTACAGAGTTTCAGCGCGGCGGTTCCGGCCGAGCAGTTCGAATCGGTGATGGATGGCCGCCTGAACGAGTATGCGCGTGACGCCAAGATCGACGGGTTCCGCAAGGGCAAGGTGCCGATGACGATCATCCGGCGGCGGTTCGGGAACGAGGTGGAAACGGCAATTGCCTCGGACTTTCTGCAGTCCGCCGTCGAGCAGGCGTTGGCAGAACACGATCTCGTGCCTCTCGACGTGGTCCCGGAACGCATGCCGAAGCGGGCGCCCGGCGCGCCGCTGGATCTGCAGTTCACGGTGCACGGGGTCGCCACGTTCAAGGTGGCGCCGTTTGATGGGTTGGAAATCGACGTACCGGTCGTGGAGGTGACCGATGCGGACGTCGATGCGGAAGTCACGGAGTTTTCGTACATGTTTGGGGCGACCGAGCCGGCTGAAACCGACTTCGGTGCTCGTTCCGAGGACACGGTCGTAGCGGAACTGTTCGACCGGTCCGATCCGGCCAATCCGAAGCGAATTCCGGTCGGTGGCCTTGCCACGCCGAAGTCATTTCAACGGACCTGGGGCGAAGCGGCCGACATTGAGGGCATCCGGGCCGGCGAGCACCGGGAGTTTCAGGTGTCCCCGCTGCCAGGGAACTGCTACGACAAGCCGTTCACGCTGGGCGTCCTAGCACGCGCCGTTCACAAGCGTGAACCGGCCACCATGGAAGATCTGATGAAGCGGCTGAGTGCCGAAACGGAACCCGATCTCCGGGCGAATGTCCGTACCATGCTCGAGCACGCCATGACTTCCGGAAGCGAACGCCTGAAGGTGGTTCGCCTGATCGACAAGCTGGTCAAGGCCAATCGGCTGAAACTTCCGGAGCCCTATGTCGAGAAGGTCGTCGCCGCGTACGATGCGGGGCAGTCGTCGCCGATCGTGCCCTCAGAACATCAGGTGTCGACCGACCAACTGGCCAGGTCAAGCATTGTCGCGGAATTGCTGCTGTCGAAGATCGCGGACGATCACGACATCCAGGTCAGCCGCGAAGAAATCGTCCGCTTTGTCGTGCAGAACGTGGACCCCAACCAGCGAAACGCCGAAGACGCGATCAGGCAGCGCCTGGCGGATACGGAAGTGGTCAAGATGGTGGCGGTGCGGATTCGTCGGGAAAAGGCACTTGGACTCGCGATGAAGGAAGCGCAGCTGAACGAGACGCAGATTTCGAACGACGAGATGCGGCGCATGATGGCGACCATTCCGCCCATCACGTTGGAAGCCCGCATGCCGGGGAGCGCGGCCGGCCCGACTGCCGCCGCGGGCGGGGCGGCATCGTGA
- a CDS encoding ATP-dependent Clp protease proteolytic subunit has product MTERLQAPEPEHTMNTLVPMVVEQTGRGERAYDIYSRLLKERIIFLTGPVGDEVASLVIAQLLYLEAEHPDKEIAFYINSPGGLVTSGLAIYDTMQYIRPDVSTLCVGQAASMGSLLLAGGTAGKRFALPNARIMVHQPSGGFSGQATDVEIHAREILALKERINEIYTRHTKQGIEAVREALERDRFLTPEVAKEFGLIDDVVSERPAGADD; this is encoded by the coding sequence GTGACGGAACGGCTGCAGGCCCCGGAGCCGGAGCACACCATGAACACGCTGGTGCCGATGGTCGTCGAACAGACGGGCAGAGGCGAGCGTGCATACGACATCTATTCCAGGCTCCTGAAGGAGCGCATCATCTTTCTGACTGGTCCGGTAGGGGACGAGGTGGCGTCGCTCGTGATCGCGCAATTGCTGTATCTCGAGGCGGAGCACCCGGATAAGGAGATTGCCTTCTACATCAACAGCCCTGGCGGGTTGGTCACATCGGGATTGGCGATCTACGACACGATGCAGTACATCCGCCCGGACGTGTCGACCCTGTGCGTCGGGCAGGCCGCATCGATGGGCTCACTGCTGCTTGCCGGCGGAACGGCGGGTAAGCGGTTTGCGCTGCCAAACGCCCGGATCATGGTGCATCAGCCTTCCGGCGGGTTTTCCGGACAGGCAACGGATGTCGAGATCCACGCTCGCGAGATTCTCGCACTCAAGGAGCGTATCAACGAGATCTATACACGCCATACGAAGCAAGGCATTGAGGCCGTACGGGAGGCGCTCGAGCGGGATCGATTCCTGACCCCGGAGGTTGCCAAGGAGTTTGGCCTGATTGATGACGTCGTCAGCGAACGGCCGGCCGGGGCGGACGACTGA
- a CDS encoding GNAT family N-acetyltransferase: MFTARTVERISEIPAADWDACAGADNPFVRHGFLRALEESGSATAETGWMPFHVVLEGADGCIEGCAPMYAKSHSQGEYVFDQGWAHAFTEAGGRYYPKLQVAVPFSPVTGPRLLVRPDASQGARPALLEGLVSVAEQTGVSSLHVTFPTESECRQLSQIGFLARTGEQFHWVNRSYESFDAFLADLSARKRKSIRRERRAVTDSGIDIVRLQGDMIRPDDWDRMFRFYEDTGNRKWGHPYLTADFFPRLGAALGDQVILILAQAGNTPIAGALHIAGPDTLFGRYWGCSEYQAFLHFELCYYQAIDYAIEHGLHSVEAGAQGPHKIQRGYLPVPTYSAHWIRHPQFRDAVAQALQQETRAVQLEIDAIRTQFSPFRQDDCRQD; the protein is encoded by the coding sequence GTGTTCACGGCCCGTACCGTCGAGCGAATTTCGGAGATCCCCGCCGCCGACTGGGATGCGTGCGCCGGTGCCGACAACCCCTTCGTGCGGCACGGTTTCCTGCGGGCGTTGGAGGAATCCGGGTCGGCCACCGCGGAGACCGGCTGGATGCCCTTCCACGTGGTGCTCGAGGGCGCCGACGGCTGCATCGAAGGCTGCGCACCCATGTACGCGAAAAGCCATTCGCAGGGCGAATACGTGTTCGACCAAGGCTGGGCCCATGCCTTCACGGAGGCCGGTGGCAGGTACTACCCGAAGCTGCAGGTGGCTGTGCCGTTCTCTCCAGTCACGGGACCGAGGCTGCTCGTGCGGCCCGATGCCAGCCAGGGCGCCCGGCCCGCCCTGCTTGAAGGCCTGGTGTCGGTGGCCGAACAGACCGGTGTGTCGTCCCTCCACGTGACCTTTCCAACGGAAAGCGAGTGCCGGCAACTCAGCCAAATCGGCTTTCTGGCACGTACCGGCGAGCAGTTCCATTGGGTCAACCGGAGCTACGAATCGTTTGACGCGTTCCTCGCTGACCTCAGCGCGCGAAAACGGAAATCGATCCGCCGCGAGCGCCGTGCGGTCACGGACAGCGGGATCGACATCGTTCGCCTACAGGGTGACATGATCCGCCCGGACGACTGGGACAGGATGTTCCGTTTCTACGAAGACACCGGTAATCGCAAGTGGGGACATCCCTACCTGACCGCCGACTTCTTTCCCCGGCTGGGCGCCGCGCTAGGCGACCAAGTGATCCTGATTCTCGCCCAGGCGGGGAACACTCCAATTGCCGGGGCCTTGCACATTGCCGGTCCGGACACCCTGTTCGGGCGCTACTGGGGCTGCTCCGAATACCAGGCGTTCCTGCATTTCGAGCTGTGCTACTACCAGGCCATTGACTACGCCATCGAGCACGGTCTGCACAGTGTCGAGGCCGGTGCCCAGGGACCGCACAAGATCCAGCGCGGCTATCTCCCGGTTCCCACATACAGCGCTCACTGGATCCGCCATCCGCAATTTCGCGATGCGGTCGCCCAGGCACTGCAGCAGGAGACCCGGGCGGTGCAGCTGGAGATCGACGCGATTCGGACCCAGTTCTCGCCGTTTCGCCAAGACGACTGCCGGCAGGATTGA
- the clpS gene encoding ATP-dependent Clp protease adapter ClpS, whose translation MSSQQRPDYEPGRGDTLVEPTVETKKPSLYQVLLLNDDYTPMEFVVMILEQFFRKDREEATQIMLHVHQNGVGVCGVYTYEVAESKVTQVINCAREHEHPLRCTLEKV comes from the coding sequence ATGAGTTCGCAGCAGCGACCGGATTACGAGCCCGGGCGCGGGGATACGCTGGTAGAACCGACCGTCGAGACCAAGAAACCGTCGCTGTATCAGGTCCTGCTGTTAAACGACGACTACACGCCGATGGAGTTCGTGGTCATGATCCTGGAACAGTTCTTCCGCAAGGACCGCGAAGAGGCGACCCAGATCATGCTTCATGTTCATCAGAACGGGGTCGGCGTGTGCGGCGTGTACACCTACGAGGTGGCCGAGAGCAAGGTGACCCAGGTGATCAATTGCGCTCGCGAGCATGAGCATCCACTGCGATGCACCCTGGAGAAAGTCTGA
- a CDS encoding transketolase, whose amino-acid sequence MVTLAKARRRKSKPAKRDLAELRALERKVAWLSAWTIHHANHLRPALDGLKVGGHQASSASVVTLLSALYFHVLRPEDRVAVKPHASPVFHAIQYLQGRQTCEHLQAFRGYGGAQSYPSRTKDADDVDFSTGSVGLGGAMALFASLVQDYILDHDLASGAHPPGRMVTVFGDAELDEGNVYEALLDGAKSGLRNCWWIIDYNRQSLDAITADRSFSRIAGLFEAMSWRVITLKYGKLLQAVEQELGGTALIEWIDRCPNDLYSALTFKGGAAWRERLLQDLEGNPDAAALIERHDDDDLHSLMTNLAGHDLESVIEAFEAADDDRPTCFIAYTIKGHGLPLAGHKDNHAGLMNEAQMEQFRVSMGVPEGKEWDRFAGLELPSATLKAYLAAVPFAQSDQRRHDPPQIPVPDRLFVSSSGRSSTQEAFGRILRELGRGDTELAQRIVTTSPDVTVSTNLGGWVNQRQIYRHTSRADVFHDESVVSPQRWTMSPKGQHIELGIAENNLFLLLAAAGLSHSLFDARLIPIGTLYDPFIARGLDALNYAAYQDARFILVATPSGISLAPEGGAHQSIGTPLVGIGQPGLAALEPGYVDELEVMLRWAFAYLQEPDGQSVYLRLSTRPVKQLERTVDHDLEQAIIDGGYWLHPPARGTSLALVYSGAVATEVLDAYAELQSDMPEAGVLAVTSADRLHGAWRTAQAARRRGHQAQSHLERLLDPLASSAGLVTVVDGHPATLSWLGSVRGHKTISLGVDEFGQSGDLASLYRSYGIDRDAILDAAAEALTGR is encoded by the coding sequence ATGGTGACGCTGGCCAAGGCGCGGCGGCGAAAATCGAAGCCGGCGAAGCGGGACCTCGCGGAGCTGCGTGCGCTGGAGCGCAAGGTGGCTTGGCTGTCGGCGTGGACCATTCACCATGCGAACCATCTCCGTCCGGCCCTGGACGGTCTGAAGGTCGGGGGGCACCAGGCTTCCTCGGCCTCCGTTGTGACGCTGCTGTCGGCTCTGTACTTCCACGTACTGCGGCCCGAGGACCGGGTGGCCGTGAAGCCCCATGCAAGCCCGGTGTTCCATGCGATCCAGTACTTGCAGGGGCGACAGACTTGCGAGCACTTGCAGGCATTCCGCGGATATGGCGGAGCCCAGAGCTATCCCTCGCGCACGAAGGACGCGGACGATGTCGATTTTTCGACAGGTTCCGTTGGCCTCGGGGGCGCCATGGCGCTGTTCGCTTCGCTGGTACAGGACTACATCCTCGATCACGACCTGGCGTCCGGGGCACACCCTCCCGGCCGCATGGTGACGGTGTTCGGAGACGCGGAGCTCGACGAAGGCAACGTGTACGAAGCCCTGCTCGACGGCGCCAAGAGCGGACTGCGAAACTGCTGGTGGATCATCGACTACAACCGCCAAAGCCTCGACGCCATTACCGCAGATCGTTCGTTTTCCCGGATTGCCGGACTGTTCGAGGCGATGAGCTGGCGGGTGATCACGCTCAAGTACGGAAAGCTGCTGCAGGCGGTCGAGCAGGAGCTCGGGGGAACGGCCCTGATCGAGTGGATCGATCGGTGTCCGAACGACCTCTATTCGGCGTTGACCTTCAAGGGCGGGGCTGCGTGGCGCGAACGCCTGCTTCAGGACCTTGAGGGCAATCCGGATGCAGCGGCGCTGATCGAGCGCCATGACGACGACGACCTGCATTCGCTGATGACGAATCTCGCCGGCCATGACCTGGAATCGGTAATCGAAGCGTTCGAGGCCGCGGACGACGATCGGCCGACCTGCTTCATCGCCTACACGATCAAGGGGCATGGACTCCCGCTGGCCGGCCACAAGGACAACCATGCGGGCCTGATGAACGAGGCCCAGATGGAGCAGTTCCGCGTGTCGATGGGCGTGCCCGAAGGCAAGGAATGGGACCGCTTCGCGGGACTTGAACTCCCGTCGGCGACGCTCAAGGCGTATCTGGCGGCAGTGCCGTTCGCCCAGTCCGACCAGCGGCGTCACGACCCGCCGCAGATTCCGGTTCCGGATCGTTTGTTCGTGTCGTCGTCCGGCCGCTCCTCGACGCAAGAGGCCTTCGGCCGCATCCTCCGGGAGCTCGGACGTGGGGACACCGAACTCGCGCAGAGGATCGTCACTACGTCGCCGGATGTCACGGTATCCACCAACCTCGGTGGCTGGGTAAACCAGCGGCAGATCTACCGGCACACGTCCCGGGCCGACGTGTTTCACGACGAGAGCGTCGTGTCGCCACAACGCTGGACGATGTCGCCCAAGGGTCAGCACATCGAGCTGGGAATTGCCGAGAACAACCTGTTCCTGCTGCTGGCGGCAGCGGGTCTGTCGCATTCGCTGTTCGATGCCCGGCTCATACCGATAGGGACCTTGTACGACCCGTTCATTGCGCGCGGGCTGGACGCACTCAACTACGCGGCCTACCAAGACGCGCGTTTCATTCTGGTTGCCACGCCCTCAGGGATTTCGCTTGCGCCCGAGGGCGGCGCGCATCAATCCATCGGCACGCCGTTGGTCGGGATCGGACAGCCCGGCCTCGCCGCGCTCGAGCCCGGGTACGTGGACGAACTGGAGGTGATGCTCCGTTGGGCGTTCGCCTACCTCCAGGAGCCGGACGGGCAGTCGGTCTATCTCCGCCTCTCGACACGGCCGGTCAAACAGCTTGAACGCACCGTGGATCATGACCTGGAGCAGGCGATCATCGATGGCGGCTACTGGCTGCATCCGCCGGCTCGAGGAACTTCGCTGGCCTTGGTGTACTCCGGAGCAGTGGCGACCGAGGTGCTCGATGCCTATGCGGAACTGCAGTCGGACATGCCGGAGGCGGGGGTGTTGGCGGTAACCTCCGCTGACCGGCTGCACGGTGCATGGCGGACCGCGCAAGCCGCGCGGCGGCGGGGCCATCAGGCGCAGTCCCATCTGGAGAGGTTGCTCGATCCGCTGGCCTCCTCAGCGGGCTTGGTGACCGTGGTCGACGGCCACCCGGCAACCCTCTCGTGGCTCGGCTCGGTCCGCGGACACAAGACGATTTCGTTGGGCGTGGACGAATTCGGGCAGTCGGGAGATCTGGCGAGTCTGTACCGGTCGTATGGCATCGACCGTGATGCAATCCTCGACGCTGCTGCTGAGGCGCTGACGGGGCGGTGA
- the ribA gene encoding GTP cyclohydrolase II gives MSQPNTTGSQERLSGTVPRSVIAVDRAIGDLRRGQLVVLLGASACAVARSTEFLGEGEFAAMTRVPGGALRIVITGPRARAIGLDTDQEVVVFRLSPEIAPITVQALANPESGVPAPELHRTLEADDLAVGSVQLAKHANLTPAAVLKPLGLPPEAARAWAIERDLLAVHVQELQRYGAEGDFNLRRVSSAHVPLEAAQDTRIIAFRPVSGGTEQIAIVVGEPTPDSPVLVRLHSQCFTGDLLGSLRCDCGDQLRGALSAIAEAGSGVLVYLAQEGRGIGLVNKLRAYTLQDDGLDTYAANSVLGFADDERHYRVAAEILRQLGVTRVRLLTNNPEKIAALTRFGIRVVERVRHRFEPTPQNREYLEAKIRTGAHLP, from the coding sequence ATGTCCCAACCCAACACGACAGGGTCGCAGGAACGCTTGTCCGGCACAGTGCCGCGCTCGGTCATCGCCGTGGACCGGGCCATTGGCGATCTTCGACGAGGCCAGCTTGTCGTCCTGCTAGGGGCCTCCGCATGCGCGGTGGCCCGGTCCACCGAGTTCCTGGGCGAAGGCGAGTTCGCGGCAATGACGCGGGTGCCGGGCGGCGCCCTACGCATCGTGATCACCGGCCCGCGCGCCCGCGCGATCGGCCTCGACACGGACCAGGAGGTGGTGGTGTTCCGGCTGAGCCCGGAGATCGCGCCCATCACGGTCCAGGCCCTGGCGAATCCTGAATCCGGCGTGCCGGCACCCGAACTCCACCGCACGCTCGAGGCGGACGATCTTGCGGTCGGCTCGGTGCAACTTGCCAAGCACGCCAACCTGACTCCGGCAGCCGTTCTCAAACCGCTCGGGCTACCGCCCGAAGCGGCACGGGCGTGGGCAATCGAGCGCGACCTGCTCGCCGTGCACGTGCAGGAACTGCAGCGCTACGGAGCCGAGGGCGACTTCAATCTCCGTCGGGTCAGCAGCGCCCACGTCCCGCTGGAGGCGGCGCAAGACACCCGCATCATCGCTTTTCGTCCGGTTTCCGGCGGCACCGAGCAGATCGCGATCGTCGTGGGGGAACCCACCCCGGATTCGCCGGTTCTGGTGCGACTCCACTCGCAGTGTTTCACTGGGGATCTCCTCGGCTCGCTGCGCTGCGACTGCGGCGATCAGCTGCGGGGCGCCCTCTCGGCTATCGCGGAAGCGGGCAGCGGCGTTCTGGTCTACCTGGCGCAGGAAGGTCGCGGCATCGGCCTGGTCAACAAGCTGCGGGCATACACGCTGCAGGATGATGGCCTCGATACGTATGCCGCGAACTCGGTGCTCGGGTTCGCCGACGATGAACGTCACTATCGCGTCGCAGCGGAAATCCTGCGCCAGCTCGGGGTCACACGGGTGCGACTGCTGACCAACAACCCGGAGAAAATCGCCGCGCTGACCCGGTTCGGGATCCGGGTTGTGGAACGCGTGCGCCACCGGTTCGAGCCCACCCCGCAAAATCGGGAGTACCTGGAAGCGAAAATACGGACCGGCGCGCACCTGCCGTAG
- a CDS encoding RidA family protein produces MPTIDDRLHELGITLPNAPAPGGSYVPVVLASGMAYVAGQIPAVDGEIRFTGTVGRDVNEDTAREAARTCALNILAALRTALDGDLDRVRRCVKLGVFVQCVEDFDRQPEIANSASDVMLAVFGEAGRHARFAVGANALPRNVTVEIDAVFEIA; encoded by the coding sequence ATGCCGACGATCGACGACCGACTTCACGAACTCGGAATCACGCTGCCCAACGCTCCGGCGCCCGGTGGCAGCTACGTGCCGGTCGTCCTTGCATCCGGAATGGCGTACGTCGCCGGCCAAATACCTGCCGTCGACGGGGAAATTCGATTCACCGGAACCGTCGGGCGAGACGTGAACGAGGACACGGCGCGTGAGGCCGCGAGAACGTGCGCACTCAATATTCTCGCCGCCTTGCGTACCGCTCTCGACGGAGATCTCGACCGGGTGCGGCGGTGCGTGAAGCTCGGCGTGTTCGTTCAGTGCGTAGAGGACTTTGACCGGCAGCCGGAGATCGCCAACAGCGCCTCCGACGTGATGCTCGCGGTATTCGGCGAAGCAGGCCGTCACGCGCGGTTCGCGGTCGGGGCGAATGCGCTTCCGCGCAATGTCACCGTCGAGATCGACGCCGTTTTCGAAATCGCCTGA
- a CDS encoding response regulator transcription factor: MDSTARKTWEAAPQVLMVEDDEALRESLSEHLSYSGFKMVAVATGAEALEQVRARRFDLILLDVRLPDADGRDLCRRILELGRTPPIIMLTAADSSADIVRGFDSGAYDYVVKPVSPPALVARMRAHLRQHELTDDAEFDLGTFRFRPGAKILVDADGQQVRLTEKENALLRCLLRARSEPVTRSRILEEVWGYHPSVRSHTLETHISRLRKKLEPRPDSPRILATAPDAKGYLLIRKGSGPEAD; encoded by the coding sequence GTGGACAGCACGGCGCGCAAGACCTGGGAAGCCGCACCCCAGGTGCTCATGGTGGAAGATGATGAGGCACTGCGCGAATCGCTGTCGGAACACCTGTCGTACAGCGGCTTCAAGATGGTGGCCGTGGCAACCGGCGCGGAAGCGCTCGAACAGGTCCGGGCCCGACGTTTCGACCTAATTCTGCTGGATGTGCGGCTGCCCGATGCCGACGGCCGCGACCTGTGCCGCCGCATCCTGGAACTCGGCCGCACGCCGCCGATCATCATGCTCACGGCCGCCGATTCCTCTGCGGATATCGTGCGCGGCTTTGATTCGGGCGCATATGACTACGTGGTCAAACCGGTTTCCCCCCCGGCACTGGTAGCGCGCATGCGGGCGCATCTGCGCCAGCACGAATTGACCGACGACGCGGAGTTCGATCTCGGCACCTTCCGGTTCCGTCCCGGTGCCAAGATCCTGGTCGATGCGGATGGTCAGCAGGTCCGGTTGACGGAAAAAGAAAACGCGCTGCTCCGGTGTCTCCTCCGGGCGCGCTCCGAACCTGTGACCCGCAGTCGGATTCTGGAAGAGGTCTGGGGGTACCACCCGTCCGTGCGAAGCCACACGCTGGAAACGCACATTTCCAGGCTGCGCAAGAAGCTCGAGCCGCGGCCAGACAGCCCGCGCATTCTCGCTACCGCGCCGGACGCGAAGGGGTATCTCCTGATTCGAAAGGGATCGGGGCCCGAAGCGGACTGA
- the clpA gene encoding ATP-dependent Clp protease ATP-binding subunit ClpA: MLSSNLEKSLHNAIELARGHRHEFVTLEHLLRALTEDEDAVEVLLACRVDLEKLQGDLDEFLESALTSTVLDGESQPESVPSRGVRRVLGRAAQHVRGSGKTAVTGANVLVAIFSERESHAVYFLSLQQMRRVDAVSFISHGLSKQARVQTAAPGGEGGEAPAANQSPLEAYCINLNEKAKAGRIDPLIGRQVELERTIQILCRRTKNNPLFVGDPGVGKTAITEGFARRIVAGEVPEVLADAVVYCLDMGVLLAGTRYRGDFEERLKGVVAELGKHEKAILFIDEIHTLIGAGATSGGAMDASNLLKPALASGEIRCIGSTTYKDYRGYFETDRALVRRFQKIDVNEPTVADTIRILNGLKPYYEEYHGIRYTRSALQAAAELAGRHMSDRKLPDKAIDVIDEAGAAEMLKPASRRKKVVGVGSIEAVVARMARIPPKQVSRDDRTALATLERDLNLVVFGQEEALAMLASAVKMSRAGLREPNKPVGCFLLSGPTGVGKTEASRCLAELMGVELIRFDMSEYMERHTVSRLIGAPPGYVGFDQGGMLTDAVDQHPHSVVLLDEIEKAHPDLFSLLLQVMDYGRLTDHNGKAVDFRNVTLIMTTNAGASELAKAAVGFGRERREGDDTEAINRLFTPEFRNRLDAVIPFAALSRAVMGQIVDKFIAQLEVQLQDRNVSVELTEAARSWFADKGYDPTFGARPLARLIQERLKKELSEELLFGRLARGGHVKVDVRGNQVSFAFVDANGKELVAAS, translated from the coding sequence ATGCTGTCGAGCAACCTGGAAAAGAGCCTTCACAACGCTATCGAGCTGGCGCGGGGACATCGGCACGAGTTCGTGACCCTCGAGCATCTCCTCCGTGCCCTGACCGAGGACGAGGACGCGGTTGAGGTATTGCTTGCCTGCCGCGTGGACCTGGAAAAGCTTCAGGGTGACCTGGACGAGTTTCTGGAGTCGGCGCTGACTTCGACAGTGCTGGACGGAGAATCCCAGCCGGAGTCCGTCCCGAGCCGCGGCGTCCGCAGGGTGCTGGGCAGGGCGGCGCAACATGTGCGGGGGTCCGGGAAGACCGCCGTTACCGGCGCCAACGTCCTGGTGGCGATTTTCTCCGAACGTGAAAGTCACGCCGTCTACTTCCTCAGTTTGCAGCAGATGCGGCGGGTGGACGCGGTGTCGTTCATCAGCCACGGGCTATCCAAGCAGGCCCGCGTGCAGACGGCCGCGCCGGGCGGCGAGGGAGGCGAGGCGCCGGCCGCCAACCAGTCACCGCTCGAGGCCTATTGCATCAACCTCAACGAGAAGGCCAAGGCCGGCCGGATCGATCCCCTGATCGGGCGCCAGGTGGAGCTGGAGCGCACGATCCAGATCCTCTGCCGGCGGACCAAGAACAACCCGCTGTTCGTCGGGGATCCGGGAGTCGGAAAGACCGCGATTACCGAGGGCTTTGCCCGCCGGATTGTCGCCGGGGAGGTGCCGGAAGTTCTTGCGGACGCCGTGGTCTACTGCCTGGACATGGGCGTCCTCCTGGCCGGCACCCGGTACCGCGGCGATTTCGAGGAACGCCTGAAGGGAGTGGTGGCGGAACTCGGCAAGCATGAGAAGGCCATCCTGTTCATCGACGAGATCCACACGCTGATCGGTGCCGGCGCCACCAGCGGCGGCGCCATGGACGCGTCCAACCTGCTGAAACCGGCGCTGGCAAGCGGCGAGATCCGCTGCATCGGCTCGACCACGTACAAGGATTACCGGGGCTATTTCGAGACCGATCGGGCTCTGGTCCGCCGTTTCCAGAAGATCGACGTGAACGAGCCCACCGTGGCCGACACCATCCGAATCCTCAACGGGCTGAAGCCCTATTACGAGGAGTACCACGGAATCCGCTACACCCGCTCCGCGCTGCAGGCGGCCGCGGAACTGGCAGGACGGCACATGTCTGACCGAAAGCTGCCGGACAAGGCCATCGACGTGATCGATGAAGCCGGCGCGGCGGAAATGCTGAAACCGGCGTCGCGCCGGAAGAAGGTAGTCGGGGTCGGAAGCATCGAGGCGGTGGTCGCCCGGATGGCGAGGATCCCGCCGAAGCAGGTCTCGCGCGATGACCGCACCGCCTTGGCCACGCTGGAGCGTGACCTGAATCTCGTGGTCTTCGGACAGGAAGAGGCGCTCGCGATGCTGGCCAGCGCGGTCAAGATGTCGCGCGCCGGCTTGCGGGAGCCGAACAAGCCTGTGGGCTGCTTCCTCTTGTCCGGTCCCACCGGAGTTGGCAAGACCGAGGCCTCTCGCTGCCTGGCGGAACTGATGGGAGTCGAACTGATCCGGTTCGACATGTCCGAGTACATGGAGCGCCATACGGTTTCCCGCCTGATCGGTGCGCCACCGGGCTACGTTGGCTTCGATCAGGGGGGCATGCTGACCGATGCGGTCGACCAGCACCCACATTCCGTCGTGCTGCTCGACGAGATCGAGAAGGCCCACCCGGACCTTTTCAGCCTGCTACTGCAGGTCATGGACTATGGGCGCCTCACCGACCACAACGGCAAGGCGGTCGATTTCCGGAACGTGACGTTGATCATGACCACGAACGCCGGGGCCAGCGAGCTGGCCAAGGCGGCCGTCGGGTTCGGTCGCGAGCGAAGGGAAGGCGACGACACGGAGGCGATCAACCGATTGTTCACGCCTGAGTTCCGCAATCGGCTGGATGCGGTGATTCCGTTCGCGGCATTGTCCCGCGCGGTGATGGGCCAGATCGTCGACAAATTCATCGCCCAGCTCGAGGTCCAGTTGCAGGACCGCAACGTCTCCGTTGAACTCACGGAAGCGGCGCGGAGCTGGTTCGCCGACAAGGGGTACGATCCAACATTCGGCGCCAGACCGCTGGCCAGACTGATCCAGGAGCGGTTGAAGAAAGAGTTGTCGGAGGAGCTCCTGTTCGGGCGGTTGGCGCGAGGTGGGCACGTGAAGGTCGACGTGCGCGGCAACCAGGTTTCGTTCGCGTTCGTCGACGCGAACGGCAAGGAGCTGGTGGCAGCGTCCTGA